The window GCGGTTTGCCGGATATTCTGTTGGCTTGTGTCGGCGGTGGCTCCAATGCGATGGGATTGTTTTATGAGTTTGTGAACGAATCGACGGTGCGGCTGATTGGTGTTGAGGCTGCCGGGGAAGGTGTGGATTCGGAAAAACACGCGGCAACGCTGACCCGTGGGCGTCCTGGGGTGTTGCATGGTGCCATGAGTTATTTGCTGCAAGATGATGATGGGCAGGTGGTCGAGGCACATTCCATTAGTGCAGGACTGGACTATCCCGGTGTTGGCCCTGAACATAGTTATTTGAAGGATAGTGGTCGGGCAGAATATTATGCGGTCACAGACCAAGAGGCGATCGCCGCACTTCGCAGGTTATCCGAGTTAGAAGGCATTATCCCAGCTTTGGAAACGGCTCATGCGATCGCGTATCTGGAAACTCTCTGTCCTCAACTCACGGACAATCCCCGTATTGTGATTAATTGTTCAGGACGTGGTGATAAGGATGTTCAGACGGTGGCTAAGTTCATTAACTTAGAGACTGGGCAATAGAAGGGAACGTTGGCAACCGTAACTGTTTGTCGTAAACGCTTCAGCGCTTTATCGGTTACTACCAGCAACAAACCGTACAACGACAAACGCTAAAGTAGAAGGGTAGGTAGTACCTATGTATTGTCAAGTAGGGACACGACCGACCCTATCTACGGAGCAAGATGCAAAAACGTTTAACAAAGTTTATCTTCGGACTCCTCGTGCTGACGGCTGGACTAAGTAGCTGTGATTATTCTACGATTATGGGTCAATCTGTGCCATCTCAGAGTACACCAACCTCAACCGGAACTCAAAGTTCTAAGCCCGCTGAATTCGCAGCAATGGAGGAGTCGGTTCATCAACAGGTGAATCAATATCGCCAGTCCCGGAACTTGCCACCGCTAAAATTAGATGCCCGGATTAGCGAAGAGTCCAGAATTCACTCTCAGGCGATGGCGAGTGGTGAGGTGCCTTTTAGCCATAACGGATTTGAAGGGCGGGTAAAAGCGATCGCTAAATCCATCTCCTATCGCAAGGCGGCGGAAAATCTTGCCTACAACATGGGTTACTCTAAACCAAGCGAACAGGCGGTTGACGGCTGGATCAAAAGCCCTGGTCATCGTAAAAATATGGAAGGGGATTTTGACACAACGGGCGTTGGTATTACCAAAAATGCCAAGGGCGAGTATTACTTCACGCAAATTTTCATCAAACGCCGATAATTGGGTTGAAGGTTAGCCGATGAGTCGGTTGACAGTTCTAAGCTATCCTATCCTTCGGGTTCTGCTCCCAAGTACAACCTTCAACCTTCAACTGTGGTATGGAATTGAAAGATTTTCAAGTTTGCGAACGCGACCTTCCCGACAGCTTATATCAAGAGTATCTTCAAGCTGAGGCAATCGCTGTTGATACAGAAACAATGGGGCTAATTTACCTGCGCGATCGCTTATGTCTCGTACAATTGTGTGACCCTCAAGGCAGAGTCACGGTGATTCGCATTGTCAAGGGACAAGCTGACGCCCCTAACTTAAAAAATTTACTAGAAGCGCGTCAAGTCCTAAAAGTCTTTCACTTTGCTCGTTTCGATTTAGCCACCTTACAGCAACATCTCGACATCCAAGTCAGGCCGATATTTTGCACAAAAATTGCCAGCAAGCTAGCCCGCACTTATACTAACCGCCACGGACTCAAGGAATTAGTCTTGGAATTAGAACAGGTAGAACTGGATAAAACGTCTCAAAGTTCTGACTGGGGGAATGTTGCTAACCTTTCCGACGAGCAATTGCGCTACGCGGCTAATGATGTCCGTTATTTACTTAGTGCACAGCAAAAACTCATCACTATGCTCCAACGAGAAGAACGCTGGGAACTGGCTCAACAATGCTTCGAGGCTTTGCCGGTGATTGTGACTTTAGACTTGTTGCAATACAAAGATATTTTTGAACATTGAGAGGGGAGGTAATGGGTAATGGGTAATGGGTCATTTAAGAGCCATAAATTTTACCTTTTACCTTCTGTTTGACCGACTCACAGGAGGGTGGTTGTTGACATCGGTTCCACCGGATAGCCAACCGCTTTCCATGCTGCCAAGCCTCCTCGGATTTCAGAGACATTCCGATATCCAGCCTCACGTAATCGAGTTGCGCCAACCGCCGTCTCTTCATCGGTTTCGCCGTAAACATAAATATCGCGCCCCAGTTCCAGTTTGTTCAAAACTCGGTCTGCGGATTCATTGAGCGGCATCGGCACAGCGCCCATAATATGGCTGAGATTAAACTCTGTGCGATCGCGGACATCAATAATGGTTAAGGCCGGTTCTCCCCAGTCCAACCGCGCCTTCAAATCGTACACCAGGGACTGTGTTTGCAGGGGGCGGGAGATAGGATTCATATCAAAAAGATTGCTCACGACTCCATACCATATTTGGTAGCATATCCTGCAATGTAGCAATAAAATTTCTAAATTTCAAATTTTATGGAAAAACCTTGACTTATTGACCAATTTTTGAATAAACCCTAGTTCCATTCGTTGGGCTGACGGCTTTCCTCATCTCTCCAAGCTAGCCAGTAAGATTGTTTCAGGACTGACGAAGAGCGCCCCACTTCAGCCTCTCAATCTCCGTAAGAAGGAAGCTCAACGAGAGCCATGCATGAAAGAACACATGAGGGGACAGCTAACAGAGGACGCCTTGTGGATAACACCCTAGGAAATCCAAAATATGAAGTTTGTAGTTAGTTGGACTCATACTCGCATGGCCTGGTTTATAGGCGCTCTCATGGTGGTTTTGCTGAGTATCCTGCCATTCACCCTAGCGCCTAGTCAGGCACCAACTCAAGCCGCGACATCCCCGGTAGAACTCACGCAAGGATGGCAATATCGCTGGGACGAGTCTCCAGTCGATGAAACGGGTATTCCTCTTTGCGCTCAAGAAACGATTTCAAGTCCTAATTGGCAATCATTTCGGTTTCCCAAAAAACTGGATAAGCCACAAGAAGCAAAAATTCTTTGGTTGCGTGTACCCTTACCCGCAGGCCAATGGCAATATCCAGCCGTTTATTTACGGTCTATTCCCTACATTTTAGGGGCTTATATTCAGAATCAACGGATTTATAGCCAATATTATCTGACACCTTTTGGTCAAGCTCAGTTGAGCCATTATCAATGGCCTATCGTTACTCTTCAGTCCGATTTTTCCAATCAATTCCTGTGTTTTCAAGTTTATGCTAATAATTCTGATTCTCTGTATATTGGATTGTTTGATCGGGTTACGGTTGGTTCGCAGGTAGACTTACTTAAGCGATTGCTTCAGCAAGAATTAGATGAAATACTAGGAGTATTTTTTGCTTTTTTAGGTTTAATTTCCATTCTTCTAGCCTCCAATCGACAAGAGAAGAAATCTTACCTATCTTTTGGGGTCTTAGCCATACTTATTGCTTTGTACACTATTGCTCGTTCTGATTTAATTACTTTATTCATCAAAAATTATATTTTGTTGGATTATACCCATTACATCTCTTTTTACTTGATGCCGATTAGTGCTTGCTTCTTTTTTGAAGAAATGTTTGGGTTCCGTTACAAAAGAGTTATTCAGGGGTTATGGAAAATTCATCTGATTTACGCTGTAATCGCATTACCGTTAGTGGTATTCCAAGTTGTCTCTTGGAGTTCTACAGTTCTTCCGGCGCAAATTTTATTATTATCAAGCGCTTTGATTTTATTAACCATTTCTATAAAAAATTCTCACCAAGGCAACTGGGATGCCAAATTGTTTACAACTGGCTTCTCTACGCTTACCCTCTGTGTCATTCATGATGTTTTAATTTACATATTTGAACCCGTAAACTGGTATCAAAAATTCTATCCTTGGGGAACTCTAATTTTTATTTTGTGTTTAGGATTTATTTTAGAGCGACGGTTCAGTGAAGCGCGGAAGCGATTACAGGCTTATGCGATAGAACTAGAGAAGAAAAATGCAGATTTGCAGAAAATCAATCAACTTAAGGATGAATTTTTAGCCAATACCTCTCACGAACTTAAAACTCCGCTGAATGGAATTATCGGCATTGCTGAGTCATTAATCGATGGCGCAACAGGCCCGTTATCTCAAAAAACTTTATTTAATCTTTCTTTGATTGCCTCTAGTGGTAAGCGTCTCTCTCAGTTAGTTAACGACTTATTGGATTTCTCCCAATTAAAACATAAAAATCTTGAGCTAAAAATTCAAGTTGTGGGAATCAGAGAGATTACTAATGTTGTATTAATGCTCTCTCAACCCCTTGTCGGTAAAAAAGATTTACGGCTGGTGAATAAAATTGATCCAGATCTTCCTACTGTCAAGGCTGATGAAAACCGATTACAACAGATTTTGTACAATCTAGTTGGCAACGCAATTAAATTTACCCCCAGTGGAACAGTTGAAGTTTCGGCGGCTGCGGTGAATCAGGAACTGGAAATTACAGTGGCGGATACGGGTATTGGTATCCCAACGGATAAGTTAGACCGAGTTTTTGAATCCTTTGAACAAGCGGATGGCTCAATTGCTAGAGAATACGGGGGAGCAGGTTTAGGTTTGGCGGTTACCAAACAGTTGGTACAGTTGCACAATGGCAGAATTTGGGTGGAGTCTACGGTGGGAGTAGGTTCTCGTTTCATTTTTACTTTACCCATATCCCAAGGCCAGGTAGAGCGAAAACGGCAAAAAGAAGTTTCAAAATTTCAAATGTCCTCTGTTATTAAAGAGGCTCCTAATAATTTCCTAATAGAACCAGAAAAGTTAGCCCCCGCGAACAAAGGGTTTCAAATCTTAATTGTGGATGATGAACCCGTTAATCTTCAGGTTCTCGTCAATCATCTTTCTCTGCAAAATTATGCAATTACTCAAGCTGCCAACGGGATGGAGGCATTAGAACTGATTGATCGGGGATTTAAGCCAGACCTGATTTTACTAGATATTATGATGCCCAAAATGACTGGGTATGAACTTTGTCAAAAAATTCGCGAACGGTTTCCCGCAAATGAGTTGCCAGTGGTTTTGTTAACAGCGAAAAATCAAGTGTCTGATTTAGTCGAAGGGTTTAGTGCGGGTGCAAATGACTATTTGACTAAGCCTGTGTTGAAAAATGAACTATTAGCACGGATTAAAACTCATATTCGCTTAGCGAAGATTAATGAAGCTTACGGACGTTTTGTCCCTCATGAGTTTTTACAATTTTTGGAACGAGAGAGCATTATTGATGTTCAGTTAGGCG of the Allocoleopsis franciscana PCC 7113 genome contains:
- a CDS encoding rhodanese-like domain-containing protein → MNPISRPLQTQSLVYDLKARLDWGEPALTIIDVRDRTEFNLSHIMGAVPMPLNESADRVLNKLELGRDIYVYGETDEETAVGATRLREAGYRNVSEIRGGLAAWKAVGYPVEPMSTTTLL
- a CDS encoding ribonuclease D — translated: MELKDFQVCERDLPDSLYQEYLQAEAIAVDTETMGLIYLRDRLCLVQLCDPQGRVTVIRIVKGQADAPNLKNLLEARQVLKVFHFARFDLATLQQHLDIQVRPIFCTKIASKLARTYTNRHGLKELVLELEQVELDKTSQSSDWGNVANLSDEQLRYAANDVRYLLSAQQKLITMLQREERWELAQQCFEALPVIVTLDLLQYKDIFEH
- a CDS encoding ATP-binding protein — its product is MKFVVSWTHTRMAWFIGALMVVLLSILPFTLAPSQAPTQAATSPVELTQGWQYRWDESPVDETGIPLCAQETISSPNWQSFRFPKKLDKPQEAKILWLRVPLPAGQWQYPAVYLRSIPYILGAYIQNQRIYSQYYLTPFGQAQLSHYQWPIVTLQSDFSNQFLCFQVYANNSDSLYIGLFDRVTVGSQVDLLKRLLQQELDEILGVFFAFLGLISILLASNRQEKKSYLSFGVLAILIALYTIARSDLITLFIKNYILLDYTHYISFYLMPISACFFFEEMFGFRYKRVIQGLWKIHLIYAVIALPLVVFQVVSWSSTVLPAQILLLSSALILLTISIKNSHQGNWDAKLFTTGFSTLTLCVIHDVLIYIFEPVNWYQKFYPWGTLIFILCLGFILERRFSEARKRLQAYAIELEKKNADLQKINQLKDEFLANTSHELKTPLNGIIGIAESLIDGATGPLSQKTLFNLSLIASSGKRLSQLVNDLLDFSQLKHKNLELKIQVVGIREITNVVLMLSQPLVGKKDLRLVNKIDPDLPTVKADENRLQQILYNLVGNAIKFTPSGTVEVSAAAVNQELEITVADTGIGIPTDKLDRVFESFEQADGSIAREYGGAGLGLAVTKQLVQLHNGRIWVESTVGVGSRFIFTLPISQGQVERKRQKEVSKFQMSSVIKEAPNNFLIEPEKLAPANKGFQILIVDDEPVNLQVLVNHLSLQNYAITQAANGMEALELIDRGFKPDLILLDIMMPKMTGYELCQKIRERFPANELPVVLLTAKNQVSDLVEGFSAGANDYLTKPVLKNELLARIKTHIRLAKINEAYGRFVPHEFLQFLERESIIDVQLGDQVQKEMTVLFADIRSFTNLSEKMSPKENFDFLNAYLSRVSPVIRKYHGFIDKYIGDAVMALFPQSADDAVQAAIEMQKQVSLYNVYRQQTGEEPIAIGIGLHTGSLMLGTVGEPERMEGTVIADAVNLASRLEGLTKLYGVDILISEKTLYGLDDSQKYHYRFLGRVRVKGKSQPVDVFEVYEANPEPVIHLKRQTRTEFERGVALYVDKNFAEAQDVFQDVLQRNEQDKVARLYIERCIKAQRFGVSELDIVIN
- a CDS encoding CAP domain-containing protein is translated as MQKRLTKFIFGLLVLTAGLSSCDYSTIMGQSVPSQSTPTSTGTQSSKPAEFAAMEESVHQQVNQYRQSRNLPPLKLDARISEESRIHSQAMASGEVPFSHNGFEGRVKAIAKSISYRKAAENLAYNMGYSKPSEQAVDGWIKSPGHRKNMEGDFDTTGVGITKNAKGEYYFTQIFIKRR